The Streptomyces sp. NL15-2K genome contains a region encoding:
- a CDS encoding alpha/beta hydrolase has translation MPSIYRGSKCRQQVRDWCLERLGEWGMPHRRREIDTAAGVTSVLTVGAAPVAESPTVVLVPGTNTNGAVYRHVAQALAVRWPTVVLDVPGQPGLSADIRPRRRRSAWYGRWLAEALEEVVPGPALVVGHSLGGAIVLACPSPRIAGRVLLSSAGLVRLLVPPAVVAATVPWLARPTAPRAARVLGHMVAPGGGVPDELAEWMALVARCCRSSLAPPPLPSALLAERRSVPCLVATGRHDVFLPPRRVRPVAQRHLDTSLHVLDGSGHLLLDEAPDDVIRLVAQILAASCGDGA, from the coding sequence CGGTTGGGTGAGTGGGGTATGCCGCACCGGCGCCGGGAGATCGATACGGCTGCCGGGGTCACCAGCGTCCTCACCGTCGGCGCTGCGCCGGTGGCCGAGTCGCCGACCGTGGTGCTGGTGCCCGGGACGAATACGAACGGCGCCGTCTATCGGCACGTTGCGCAGGCGCTGGCCGTCCGGTGGCCGACGGTGGTGCTCGACGTGCCCGGGCAGCCGGGTCTGAGCGCGGATATCCGTCCGCGCAGGCGGCGCTCGGCATGGTACGGGCGGTGGCTGGCCGAGGCACTGGAGGAGGTGGTGCCCGGGCCGGCCCTGGTGGTCGGGCACTCGCTCGGCGGTGCCATCGTGCTCGCCTGCCCGTCCCCGCGGATCGCCGGGCGGGTCCTGTTGTCCAGCGCCGGTCTGGTGCGGCTGCTGGTCCCTCCGGCGGTCGTGGCCGCCACCGTGCCGTGGCTGGCCCGGCCTACCGCGCCGCGGGCCGCCCGGGTGCTGGGTCACATGGTGGCGCCGGGCGGAGGGGTGCCGGACGAGCTCGCGGAATGGATGGCCCTGGTCGCCCGCTGCTGCCGCAGCAGTCTCGCCCCTCCCCCGCTGCCGTCGGCGCTGCTGGCCGAGCGGCGGTCCGTGCCATGTCTTGTGGCCACCGGGCGGCACGACGTCTTCCTGCCGCCCCGGCGGGTGCGGCCGGTCGCGCAGCGGCATCTGGACACCAGCCTGCATGTCCTGGACGGCTCGGGTCATCTGCTGCTGGACGAGGCGCCCGACGACGTCATCAGGCTGGTGGCGCAGATCCTGGCCGCGTCATGCGGGGACGGCGCATAG
- a CDS encoding alpha/beta fold hydrolase yields the protein MTEIQLDSDRWFLRAGRRQNPRLTVLAVPWAGSGTAAYHGIADLLPPDVELWMLRLPGREVRRSEPLATSMSELTIPAAAACAEALNSDFALFGHSSGALVAFDIARRLRRDHGRQPALLAVSAQPAPHLPPRYAPIHELPADSFLDALDARCHSVPQALREDAEMKEVYVPAMRADVAVEETYQYIPEPPLECPLSTFGGKSDTECRISDLEAWQVHTSGKFTLNALPGDHFFFQTSRESVVKLLVEQAG from the coding sequence ATGACCGAGATTCAGCTGGATTCCGACCGCTGGTTTCTCCGCGCCGGGCGCAGGCAGAACCCCCGGCTGACCGTCCTGGCCGTGCCCTGGGCCGGCAGTGGAACCGCCGCCTACCACGGCATCGCAGATCTACTGCCGCCGGACGTCGAGCTGTGGATGCTCCGCCTGCCGGGCCGCGAGGTCCGTCGTTCGGAGCCGCTCGCCACCTCGATGAGCGAGCTGACCATACCGGCGGCCGCCGCCTGCGCGGAGGCCCTGAACAGCGACTTCGCGCTCTTCGGGCATAGTTCGGGTGCGCTCGTCGCGTTCGACATCGCTCGTCGGCTGCGCCGGGACCATGGGCGGCAGCCCGCCCTGCTCGCCGTGTCCGCGCAACCCGCACCGCACCTTCCGCCGCGTTACGCGCCGATCCACGAGCTGCCCGCCGACAGCTTCCTCGACGCGCTCGACGCGCGCTGCCACAGCGTCCCGCAAGCACTGCGCGAGGACGCGGAAATGAAGGAGGTATATGTTCCGGCCATGCGGGCGGACGTCGCTGTCGAGGAAACCTATCAATACATTCCGGAACCACCACTCGAATGCCCACTGTCAACCTTCGGCGGAAAATCGGACACGGAATGCCGAATTTCCGATCTGGAAGCATGGCAGGTGCACACGTCGGGGAAATTCACCCTCAACGCGCTACCTGGTGACCATTTCTTCTTCCAGACCTCCCGCGAATCGGTGGTGAAACTCCTCGTCGAACAGGCCGGCTGA
- a CDS encoding ABC transporter permease subunit translates to MSTELPVFGKAVRDQRRGLLLWGLGVALVTAIYTSSYSQVKNQADSLDSLPSGMSGAMNFDDLSSGAGFLEGTVFGLLGPLLLLIFAISTGTRAVAGQEQSGVLDLYLAYPITRRRLGLERFGALFVAVLALTVLIGLEVTALASSQDMDVPAGNVIAGAVQLGLLALFFGALALSIGAFTGSRPVTLGATSAVAVGTYVLNAIASQIDGAHFLQRITPFYWAQGTHPLREGFDVLGVIVLLAATAAALAVGMRAFARRDINA, encoded by the coding sequence TTGTCCACTGAACTCCCCGTGTTCGGCAAGGCGGTTCGCGACCAGCGGCGCGGGCTGCTGCTCTGGGGGCTAGGCGTCGCGCTGGTGACGGCCATCTACACCTCGTCGTACTCCCAGGTGAAGAACCAGGCCGACTCGCTGGACTCGCTCCCCTCCGGCATGTCCGGCGCCATGAACTTCGACGACCTGTCCAGCGGTGCCGGTTTCCTGGAGGGCACGGTCTTCGGCCTGCTCGGACCGCTGCTGCTCCTCATCTTCGCCATCTCCACCGGGACCAGGGCTGTCGCGGGCCAGGAGCAGTCCGGGGTTCTCGACCTCTATCTCGCCTATCCGATCACCCGCCGACGCCTCGGACTTGAGCGTTTCGGCGCCCTGTTCGTCGCCGTACTCGCCCTGACCGTGCTGATTGGCCTGGAGGTCACGGCACTGGCGTCCTCCCAGGACATGGACGTACCGGCCGGGAACGTCATCGCCGGCGCTGTCCAACTCGGCCTGCTGGCCCTGTTCTTCGGTGCCCTGGCCCTCTCCATCGGTGCCTTCACCGGGAGCAGGCCGGTCACCCTCGGCGCCACCAGTGCGGTCGCGGTGGGGACGTACGTGCTCAACGCGATCGCCTCGCAGATCGATGGCGCGCACTTCCTCCAGCGCATCACGCCCTTCTACTGGGCGCAGGGCACCCACCCGCTGCGCGAGGGCTTCGACGTCCTCGGCGTGATCGTCCTCCTCGCCGCCACGGCGGCGGCGCTGGCCGTGGGAATGCGGGCTTTCGCCCGTCGCGACATCAACGCCTGA
- a CDS encoding ABC transporter ATP-binding protein — MNLAAIETSGLSKRYPGGRGVADLDLTVQRGEIFGFLGPNGAGKTTTMKMILDLIRPTSGTIRVLGLDPVAQGAELRAQLGYLPGELVLDGSENVGELLGFFARLQGNVDQTWVTELADRLELDRSRKVKNLSKGNKQKVGIVQAFMHRPALLVLDEPTSGLDPLMQQVFLNLVTEAKTNGQTVFMSSHILSEVQEVADRVAIIKDGRLVTISTVAALQQQAVSQVEIRFAESFSTEDFVGLEHVGAVRADGHTLHCTVDGSVDALVKQVARYRVEALFCQKPDLESIFMDEYVKEGAPVVH, encoded by the coding sequence GTGAACTTAGCCGCCATCGAGACGTCAGGTCTCAGCAAGCGGTACCCCGGCGGCCGTGGCGTCGCGGATCTCGATCTCACAGTGCAGCGTGGAGAGATCTTCGGATTCCTCGGTCCCAACGGGGCCGGGAAGACGACGACCATGAAGATGATCCTGGACCTCATCCGCCCCACGTCCGGCACCATCCGGGTCCTGGGGCTCGACCCGGTCGCCCAGGGCGCGGAGTTGCGGGCGCAGCTCGGTTATCTGCCCGGTGAGCTCGTCCTGGACGGTTCCGAGAACGTCGGAGAGCTGCTCGGCTTCTTCGCCCGGCTCCAGGGCAACGTGGACCAGACCTGGGTGACCGAGCTTGCCGACCGGCTGGAACTCGACCGTTCCCGGAAGGTGAAGAACCTCTCCAAGGGCAACAAGCAGAAGGTCGGCATCGTCCAGGCGTTCATGCACCGGCCCGCACTCCTGGTGCTCGACGAACCCACCAGCGGCCTGGACCCCCTGATGCAGCAGGTCTTCCTCAACCTCGTCACGGAGGCCAAGACCAACGGGCAGACCGTCTTCATGTCCTCCCACATCCTCAGCGAGGTGCAGGAAGTCGCCGATCGGGTCGCCATCATCAAGGACGGCCGGCTGGTCACCATCAGTACCGTTGCCGCGCTTCAGCAGCAGGCCGTGAGCCAGGTGGAGATTCGCTTCGCCGAATCGTTCAGCACCGAGGACTTCGTCGGTCTCGAACACGTCGGCGCCGTCCGGGCCGACGGCCACACGCTGCACTGCACCGTCGACGGCAGCGTCGACGCCCTGGTCAAACAGGTCGCGCGTTACCGCGTCGAGGCCCTGTTCTGCCAGAAGCCGGACCTGGAATCCATCTTCATGGACGAGTACGTCAAGGAAGGCGCCCCCGTTGTCCACTGA
- a CDS encoding non-ribosomal peptide synthetase, whose translation MRDARTDGDVDRHSGWTLHGLALAQAEQRPEATAVRHAGREMTYRELDARSAALARLLLRRGVGPGELVGVSMAPAAELVVAVLGVMRAGAAYVAVDPAYPEERIRFILTDSGARTVLVDEAAAWVPGLAGLEGLRADRTTDPDGTLPLPEVDPAQLPYLIYTSGSTGRPKGAMNRHGGVAHTMRTLAEALGLDHTDRVLQVSSLNFDLSVIEIFATFAVGGTVVIPSETDRTDPGALLDLLAAESVTTWSSAPALLRPVTDTARRRGNGLPATLRTVVLAGDRFPPSMVATLAELGPGIRAHNVAGMTEVSCCSTVFAVRKEDAERDAIPWGRTLPGHTAYVLDDQGRTVRDGERGELYIGGVGVGQGYWQRPELTRERFLPDPFATAAGATMYRTGDLAAVLPDGGIEFFGRLDGQVKIRGVRVETGELETALEQHADIREAVVVARHPRVGEGVLVGYVVPEAGRLLTPAQCREHLARTVPAHSIPTRFFFLSGIPLLPNGKADRSALPFPEEAAQPEQAAAEQGDALLTAVIRVWEEVLGRPGVGAHDEFSELGGQSLAAMEIVGRIREGWGAHTGLAAFLDHSTPARYAVHLRSVGATAPEN comes from the coding sequence ATGCGCGATGCCAGGACTGACGGCGACGTGGACCGGCACTCCGGGTGGACCCTGCACGGACTGGCGCTGGCGCAGGCCGAGCAGCGCCCGGAGGCCACGGCCGTCCGGCACGCGGGCCGGGAGATGACCTACCGCGAACTCGACGCACGCAGTGCCGCCCTGGCCCGCCTGCTGCTGCGGCGGGGGGTGGGCCCCGGTGAACTGGTCGGGGTGTCCATGGCACCCGCTGCGGAGCTGGTGGTCGCGGTGCTCGGCGTCATGCGGGCCGGCGCGGCCTACGTCGCCGTCGACCCCGCGTATCCCGAGGAGCGGATCCGGTTCATCCTCACCGACAGCGGCGCCCGGACCGTCCTGGTGGACGAGGCCGCGGCCTGGGTCCCCGGTCTGGCGGGACTGGAGGGCCTGCGGGCGGACCGGACCACCGACCCGGACGGGACACTTCCGCTCCCGGAGGTCGACCCCGCCCAACTGCCGTACCTCATCTACACCTCGGGCTCGACCGGCCGTCCCAAGGGCGCCATGAACCGGCACGGCGGTGTGGCGCACACAATGCGGACCCTGGCCGAGGCGCTCGGCCTGGACCACACCGACCGCGTGCTCCAGGTGTCCTCCCTCAACTTCGACCTCTCGGTGATCGAGATCTTCGCGACCTTCGCCGTCGGTGGCACCGTGGTCATCCCGAGCGAGACCGACCGCACCGACCCGGGGGCGCTGCTGGATCTGCTGGCCGCCGAGTCGGTCACGACCTGGTCCTCGGCACCGGCGCTGCTGCGCCCGGTCACCGACACCGCCCGGCGGCGGGGGAACGGACTGCCCGCGACGCTGCGCACCGTGGTCCTGGCAGGCGACCGCTTCCCGCCCTCCATGGTGGCCACACTGGCCGAACTGGGCCCCGGCATCCGTGCGCACAACGTGGCCGGGATGACCGAGGTGTCCTGCTGCAGCACGGTGTTCGCGGTGCGCAAGGAGGACGCGGAGCGGGACGCGATCCCCTGGGGCCGCACCCTGCCGGGCCACACCGCGTACGTCCTCGACGACCAGGGGCGCACGGTGCGCGACGGCGAGCGTGGCGAGCTCTACATCGGCGGAGTGGGAGTGGGCCAGGGCTACTGGCAGCGCCCGGAGCTGACCCGCGAGCGGTTCCTGCCGGATCCCTTCGCCACGGCGGCGGGCGCGACCATGTACCGCACGGGAGACCTCGCGGCCGTCCTGCCCGACGGCGGCATCGAGTTCTTCGGCCGCCTGGACGGCCAGGTGAAGATCCGGGGCGTCCGGGTGGAGACGGGGGAGCTGGAGACGGCGCTGGAACAGCACGCGGACATCCGCGAGGCCGTCGTCGTGGCCCGCCATCCCCGGGTCGGTGAGGGTGTCCTCGTCGGTTACGTCGTGCCGGAGGCCGGCCGCTTGCTGACCCCGGCCCAGTGCCGCGAGCACTTGGCCCGGACGGTACCCGCGCACTCCATACCCACCCGCTTCTTCTTCCTCTCGGGTATCCCGCTGCTCCCGAACGGCAAGGCGGACCGCTCCGCGCTTCCCTTCCCCGAGGAGGCGGCACAGCCCGAACAGGCCGCCGCCGAACAGGGCGACGCCCTGCTGACCGCGGTGATCCGGGTCTGGGAGGAGGTCCTCGGCCGTCCGGGCGTCGGAGCCCACGACGAGTTCAGCGAGCTCGGCGGCCAGTCCCTGGCCGCCATGGAGATCGTCGGACGGATCCGTGAGGGCTGGGGAGCCCACACCGGCCTCGCGGCCTTCCTGGACCACTCGACCCCCGCACGCTACGCCGTGCATCTGCGCTCGGTAGGCGCCACCGCGCCCGAGAACTGA
- a CDS encoding MupA/Atu3671 family FMN-dependent luciferase-like monooxygenase yields MDFSVYFFAADDRRTPRERYRFILDVARFIDSRGFRAIWVPERHFQEFGGSFPNPSVLAAAIAAVTERIQLRAGSVVVPHHHPVRIVEEWALVDQLSGGRVGLCLATGWHRGDFVFQPEHFTDRREYTLATIDTLRALWRGEPTSFEGPEDSTLSVRTYPRPHQPELPLWMVHTSNPETWLEAGRRDLGVLTLLDSWERLADNIAAYRKARSAAGLDPAAGVVTVGMHTYVGEDEEQVWALVRDPVRRYLSTFLSQKRSDDTSSDMSDEEQEQLAGLVARDFYDRRSLLGTPAKCTEVVERLSGIGVDEIACLVDFGLPFDEVMAGLPRLDALRRTCLPPATDDDRPRPRTLAGYYDQ; encoded by the coding sequence CCCGCTTCATCGACTCGCGCGGGTTCCGCGCGATCTGGGTCCCCGAGCGTCACTTCCAGGAGTTCGGCGGCAGCTTCCCCAACCCCTCGGTGCTGGCCGCCGCCATCGCGGCCGTCACCGAGCGGATCCAGTTGCGCGCGGGCAGCGTGGTCGTGCCGCACCACCATCCGGTGCGCATAGTCGAGGAATGGGCTCTGGTCGACCAGTTGTCCGGCGGGCGGGTGGGCCTGTGCCTGGCCACCGGCTGGCACCGCGGCGACTTCGTGTTCCAGCCCGAGCACTTCACCGACCGACGGGAGTACACCCTCGCCACCATCGACACCCTGCGAGCCCTGTGGCGGGGGGAGCCGACATCCTTCGAGGGGCCCGAGGACAGCACACTGTCGGTCCGCACCTACCCCCGCCCGCACCAGCCGGAACTGCCGCTCTGGATGGTGCACACGTCCAACCCGGAGACCTGGCTGGAGGCCGGCCGCCGCGACCTGGGCGTGCTGACGCTGCTGGACAGCTGGGAACGGCTGGCGGACAACATCGCCGCCTACCGCAAGGCCCGCTCCGCCGCGGGGCTCGACCCGGCCGCGGGTGTGGTCACCGTCGGCATGCACACGTACGTCGGCGAGGACGAGGAGCAGGTGTGGGCGCTGGTGCGCGATCCGGTGCGGCGCTATCTGTCCACGTTCCTCAGCCAGAAGCGCAGCGACGACACCTCGTCCGACATGTCGGACGAGGAGCAGGAACAACTCGCCGGCCTCGTGGCCCGGGACTTCTACGACCGCCGCTCGCTGCTGGGAACCCCGGCGAAGTGCACCGAGGTGGTCGAGCGGCTGTCCGGGATCGGTGTGGACGAGATCGCCTGCCTGGTCGACTTCGGACTGCCCTTCGACGAGGTGATGGCCGGCCTGCCCAGGCTGGACGCACTGCGCCGGACCTGCCTGCCGCCGGCTACGGACGACGACCGGCCCCGGCCGCGCACACTGGCGGGCTACTACGACCAGTGA
- a CDS encoding alpha/beta fold hydrolase, with product MQTPASAARQAVDPRWVLRPEPRDDAALRLLCVPYAGGGTTVFHGWVAGLPDWIDVWLLRLPGREVRLREEPRTDLLALAREAAGALAPALDRPFALFGHSLGALIAYEVARELRRTHQLEASHLTVSARSTPEIPQPGRMSHLLSDDEFLDALDRRFRAVPEQIRRDPEMRALYLPVLRGDITMLETYRYRAERPLRCPITALCGSEDPEASEEEMRGWRHHSRGGFAQHSYSGGHFFLQEHRESLLDRLTQDLARTVVP from the coding sequence ATGCAGACACCGGCTTCGGCTGCCCGTCAGGCGGTCGACCCCAGGTGGGTGCTCCGCCCGGAGCCCCGGGACGACGCCGCGCTGCGGCTGCTCTGCGTGCCGTACGCCGGGGGAGGTACCACCGTTTTCCACGGCTGGGTGGCCGGACTGCCCGACTGGATCGACGTATGGCTCCTGCGGCTGCCGGGGCGTGAGGTGCGGCTGCGGGAGGAGCCGCGGACCGACCTGCTGGCCCTGGCCAGGGAGGCGGCGGGGGCGCTGGCGCCCGCTCTCGACCGTCCGTTCGCCCTGTTCGGCCACAGCCTGGGTGCGCTCATCGCCTACGAGGTCGCGCGGGAACTGCGCCGTACGCACCAGCTGGAAGCCTCCCACCTGACGGTCTCGGCGCGGAGCACACCGGAGATCCCCCAGCCCGGCCGGATGTCCCATCTGCTCTCCGACGACGAGTTCCTGGACGCCCTGGACCGTCGCTTCCGCGCCGTGCCGGAACAGATCCGCCGGGATCCGGAGATGCGGGCCCTCTATCTGCCGGTACTGCGCGGCGACATCACCATGCTGGAGACCTACCGCTACCGCGCCGAGCGGCCGTTGCGCTGCCCGATCACCGCGCTCTGCGGCAGCGAGGACCCAGAGGCGAGCGAGGAGGAAATGCGAGGCTGGCGGCACCACAGCAGGGGCGGTTTCGCCCAACACTCCTACAGCGGCGGTCACTTCTTCCTCCAGGAGCACCGCGAGTCCCTCCTCGACCGGCTGACACAGGACCTGGCACGCACGGTGGTGCCCTAG
- a CDS encoding MarR family transcriptional regulator, translating to MAITHDEAVRFAEDVALYFEQDAGLPRISGRVIGWLLICDPPEQTAGQLAETLQASKASISTSTRQLIQAGLVEKVSAPGDRRTYYRINDSGWVDSVFERLAAVTNILKVLEKGSELLAQDTPARRARLENVADLYRWMQRELPPLLARHREQRLLNGGKK from the coding sequence ATGGCTATTACACACGACGAGGCAGTGCGCTTCGCCGAGGACGTGGCCCTGTACTTCGAACAGGACGCCGGACTTCCGAGGATCTCCGGTCGCGTCATCGGGTGGCTGCTCATCTGCGATCCGCCGGAGCAGACGGCGGGTCAGCTGGCGGAGACCCTTCAGGCGAGCAAAGCGTCGATCTCCACGTCGACCCGGCAGTTGATACAGGCGGGACTGGTGGAGAAGGTCTCGGCCCCGGGTGACCGGCGCACGTACTACCGGATCAACGACAGCGGCTGGGTCGACTCGGTGTTCGAGCGGCTCGCGGCTGTCACCAACATCCTCAAGGTGCTGGAGAAAGGCAGCGAACTCCTCGCGCAGGACACACCGGCCCGCCGGGCGCGCCTGGAGAACGTCGCGGACCTGTACCGCTGGATGCAACGCGAACTTCCGCCGCTGCTCGCCCGTCACCGGGAGCAACGGCTTCTCAACGGAGGAAAGAAGTGA